Sequence from the Microbacterium faecale genome:
GCCACGACTGGTACGTCTCCGACGCGCTCAATACGCCGGGGCTCGCGGCCGAATCGATCATCATCAAGATCGGCGAGAACGTCGCACGATTGACTGACGAGAAGATCGCCGCGAACCCGCAGGTGCCATGGTCGAGCATCAAGCGCATGCGTGATCGGCTCGCGCATCATTATGGGGCGACCGATTACGATGCGGTGTGGGCAACCATCAGCGTCGACCTTCCGCGCGTGCGTGCGGCGATCGCATCCCTCCTGGCTGAAGTGGACCGATGAGTGACCACCGGATCTGTTATCGCTGGACGAACCCCGTGGTGAGCGCGCCTGCTGGTTCAGCAGCATACCGAGGAGGAGCGCGAAGGGGTCGGTGCTCAGCAGCTCGTCGCTCGCACGGATCCGCGGACAGACCCTAGCGGCGCGGCGCGTTCGCGGCGAGCTTCTCCAGCAGCATGAGCAGCATATGCTTCTCGGCCGGGGTCAGGGCGTCCAGCCACTCGTGCTCCCCGGCCAGGTGCACCGCGTAGCTCTCGCGGATCTTCTCCTCGCCGAGGGGCGTCAGGCGCACGTGCACCGACCGCAGATCGTCGGGGGAGGGCTCTTTGATCACGAGCCCCTCGTCGCTGATGCGCTTGAGTGCCGCCGAGACGGTGGCGCGCCCCATGTTCGTCATCGCCGTCACGCGATGCGAGGCCATCGGTCCCATCACCCAGAGGGCGATGCAGATGCGGAACCCGGCGTGTGACCAGCCGTGCGGCCGGTAGACGCGTCGCGTCGCGTCATCGCTCATCAGTTGGTTCACGCGGCGCATCATCAGGCTCAGCCGCGGCGTGACGGAGTCAGACGCGACGTCCTCACGGGAGACGACCTCCGCGACGCCGTCGACGAAGGAATAGAACGGTGGGCGGACGGGAGTCTCCTCCTCGGGCTCCGGCGACGAATCGGTCATCGCCGGTCACACTGCTTCGGTGGGGCGAAACCGCGTGATCGTCACGAGCTCCGAGAAGTCGTCGATGCCGGGAGCG
This genomic interval carries:
- a CDS encoding MarR family winged helix-turn-helix transcriptional regulator — encoded protein: MTDSSPEPEEETPVRPPFYSFVDGVAEVVSREDVASDSVTPRLSLMMRRVNQLMSDDATRRVYRPHGWSHAGFRICIALWVMGPMASHRVTAMTNMGRATVSAALKRISDEGLVIKEPSPDDLRSVHVRLTPLGEEKIRESYAVHLAGEHEWLDALTPAEKHMLLMLLEKLAANAPRR
- a CDS encoding HepT-like ribonuclease domain-containing protein → MCDDGTQLAARGHDWYVSDALNTPGLAAESIIIKIGENVARLTDEKIAANPQVPWSSIKRMRDRLAHHYGATDYDAVWATISVDLPRVRAAIASLLAEVDR